From Pseudomonas sp. G.S.17, the proteins below share one genomic window:
- a CDS encoding aminotransferase — protein MPLATLIRRSSLPCPEITTEQALQLLDQHYGLSGTLKALGSQQDRNFLLDTGSRRYILKICHGAYSPAELHAQHAALGHLAAHSQVRVPGLVSSKNTEQLLSLEIDAKPVHVRLLEFIEGQSLSHLAHLPTDVVVGLGELCAQVDQALAGFEHPGLERILQWDPRHAMALIKHLLPVIEDADNRACIAEAAEQAQDRLLPLIAALPLQAVHLDITEYNVVWTRDAQRQWQLQGLIDFGDLVTTWRIADLSITCAALLHHADGDPLFILPAIRAYHAINPLQPEELQALWPLIVARSAVLVLSSEQQARVEPDNAYIQANIDSEWGIFDLATSVPIALMEAAILAALGMATAKAPEPIYFPLLPSLIGREFRLVDLGVLSEHFVAGNWQQDGIDEQLLMQAAQATGQAASRFGEYRLSRTLIDSAKQPETCALHVELSLPDDIPLHAPFNCSVRRTADAALLLVGDEMSLRVWGVASGLASGQKLVAGDEIGQSAGSLIVQLCSVPELNPPLFATPSWVAAWRALCPSPSTLLGFPCDAPPLPDSTALLARRDASFARSQKHYYQAPPHIERGWRNHLIDMQGRSYLDMLNNVAVLGHGHPRMAAEASRQWSLLNTNSRFHYAAIAEFSERLLELAPQGMDRVFLVNSGTEACDLAIRLAWAFSGGRDMLCVLEAYHGWSVAADAVSTSIADNPQALSTRPDWVHPVTAPNSYRGEFRGPDSAPQYVRSVEQVLQQLAAQQRQVAGFICEPVYGNAGGISLPPGYLQQVYRKVREQGGVCIADEVQVGYGRLGRYFWGFEEQGVVPDIITMAKGMGNGQPLGAVITRREIAEALEAEGYFFSSAGGSPVSCRIGMAVLDVMKEEKLWENAEIVGGHFKARLEALIDLHPLVGAVHGMGFYLGVELVRDRQSLEPASEETAYLCERLRELGIFMQPTGDYLNILKIKPPMVTTRQSVDFFVDMVSKVLAELA, from the coding sequence ATGCCCCTCGCCACGTTGATTCGCCGTTCCAGCCTGCCATGTCCGGAAATCACCACAGAGCAGGCGTTGCAACTGCTCGATCAACACTACGGCCTGAGCGGCACGTTGAAGGCGCTGGGCAGTCAGCAGGACCGCAATTTCCTGCTCGACACCGGCAGTCGCCGCTACATCCTGAAAATCTGCCACGGCGCGTATTCGCCTGCCGAATTGCACGCCCAACACGCGGCGCTGGGGCATCTGGCGGCGCACTCGCAGGTTCGCGTGCCGGGCCTGGTCAGCAGCAAAAATACCGAGCAGCTGCTGTCGCTGGAAATCGACGCAAAGCCCGTGCATGTGCGCCTGCTGGAGTTTATCGAGGGGCAGTCACTCAGCCATCTGGCGCATCTGCCGACTGATGTTGTGGTTGGCCTTGGCGAACTGTGCGCCCAGGTTGATCAAGCGCTGGCGGGCTTCGAACATCCGGGGCTGGAGCGCATCCTGCAATGGGATCCCCGGCATGCGATGGCGCTGATCAAACACTTGTTACCCGTGATCGAAGACGCTGATAACCGCGCCTGTATCGCCGAAGCGGCCGAGCAGGCGCAGGATCGTTTGCTGCCGCTGATTGCCGCGCTGCCGTTGCAGGCCGTGCATCTGGATATCACCGAATACAACGTGGTCTGGACGCGCGACGCGCAGCGTCAATGGCAGTTGCAGGGTTTGATCGACTTCGGCGATCTGGTCACGACCTGGCGCATTGCCGACCTTTCCATCACCTGCGCGGCGCTGCTGCACCACGCGGATGGCGATCCGCTGTTTATCCTGCCGGCGATTCGCGCCTACCACGCGATCAATCCCTTGCAGCCTGAAGAGTTGCAGGCACTTTGGCCGCTGATCGTCGCACGTTCGGCGGTGTTGGTCCTCAGCAGCGAACAGCAGGCCAGGGTCGAACCGGACAACGCGTACATCCAGGCCAATATCGACAGCGAATGGGGCATCTTCGATCTCGCGACTTCAGTGCCGATTGCCCTGATGGAAGCAGCGATTCTCGCGGCGCTGGGCATGGCGACGGCCAAGGCCCCGGAGCCGATTTATTTCCCGTTGCTACCGAGCCTGATCGGCCGGGAATTCCGCCTGGTGGATCTGGGCGTGCTGAGCGAGCATTTCGTGGCTGGCAACTGGCAGCAAGATGGCATCGACGAGCAATTGTTGATGCAGGCCGCGCAGGCAACCGGTCAGGCGGCGAGCCGCTTCGGGGAATATCGCCTGTCGCGCACCCTGATTGACAGTGCGAAGCAGCCCGAAACTTGCGCATTGCACGTGGAGTTGAGCCTGCCGGATGACATCCCGTTGCATGCGCCCTTCAATTGCAGCGTGCGCAGGACCGCCGATGCCGCGCTATTGCTGGTTGGCGATGAGATGAGCCTGCGTGTGTGGGGTGTTGCTTCGGGCCTCGCATCCGGACAAAAGCTGGTCGCCGGTGACGAAATCGGCCAAAGCGCCGGTTCGTTGATCGTGCAGCTGTGTTCAGTGCCCGAACTGAACCCGCCGTTATTTGCCACGCCATCCTGGGTCGCTGCGTGGCGTGCGTTGTGCCCGTCGCCTTCGACGCTACTGGGCTTCCCCTGCGATGCGCCGCCGCTCCCGGATTCGACGGCGCTGCTGGCGCGTCGCGATGCCAGTTTCGCCCGCTCGCAAAAGCATTATTACCAGGCGCCGCCGCACATCGAGCGCGGCTGGCGCAATCATCTGATCGACATGCAGGGCCGGTCCTATCTGGACATGCTCAACAACGTAGCGGTCCTCGGCCATGGCCATCCGCGCATGGCGGCCGAAGCGAGTCGGCAATGGTCGCTGCTCAACACCAATTCACGCTTTCATTACGCGGCCATCGCCGAATTTTCCGAACGCCTGCTGGAGCTGGCGCCGCAAGGCATGGATCGAGTGTTTCTGGTCAACAGCGGCACCGAAGCCTGCGACCTGGCGATTCGTCTGGCCTGGGCGTTCAGTGGCGGGCGCGACATGCTTTGCGTACTGGAGGCCTATCACGGCTGGTCGGTGGCGGCGGATGCGGTTTCCACGTCCATCGCGGATAACCCGCAAGCCTTGAGCACCCGGCCGGATTGGGTGCATCCGGTCACGGCGCCGAACAGCTATCGCGGCGAATTTCGCGGCCCGGACAGCGCGCCGCAGTACGTGCGCAGTGTCGAGCAGGTGTTGCAGCAGTTGGCTGCGCAACAGCGGCAGGTGGCGGGTTTTATCTGTGAACCGGTTTACGGCAACGCCGGAGGGATTTCCTTGCCGCCGGGCTACTTGCAGCAGGTTTACCGGAAGGTCCGGGAGCAGGGCGGCGTGTGCATTGCCGATGAAGTGCAGGTCGGTTATGGCCGGTTGGGCCGTTACTTCTGGGGGTTCGAAGAGCAGGGCGTAGTGCCGGACATCATCACCATGGCCAAAGGCATGGGCAACGGCCAGCCATTGGGCGCCGTGATCACCCGCCGGGAAATCGCCGAGGCGCTGGAAGCCGAGGGGTATTTCTTCTCGTCAGCCGGAGGAAGCCCGGTCAGCTGTCGCATCGGCATGGCGGTGCTTGATGTAATGAAAGAGGAAAAACTGTGGGAAAACGCTGAAATTGTCGGCGGACATTTCAAGGCGCGGCTGGAAGCGCTGATCGATCTGCATCCGTTGGTGGGCGCGGTACACGGCATGGGGTTCTATCTGGGCGTCGAATTGGTGCGTGATCGCCAGAGCCTGGAACCGGCCAGCGAAGAAACCGCCTATCTATGCGAACGCCTGCGGGAACTGGGCATCTTCATGCAGCCCACCGGCGACTACCTGAACATCCTGAAAATCAAACCGCCGATGGTCACCACCCGGCAGAGTGTGGATTTCTTTGTGGATATGGTGTCGAAGGTGCTGGCAGAGCTGGCCTGA
- a CDS encoding CAP domain-containing protein, whose product MRPTARSYLLLCLIPLFALFTGSAQAGGEGQLAQAINDYRAQPSRCASNTSRALSPLALKSKLALPIGFGGDLRETLKASGYRAVSVRTIRLVGAPDADAAFDMLQRRYCAALLDTDFADIGITRAANEWRVVLAKPLLDGRLEDKQTAGKTLLAQVNAARAQPRMCGRKPYAAARPLAWNAALETAAQQHSLAMANESYFAHIDPNGDLPEDRARAAGYGGRQVGENIASGQGSATTAMQGWLASPGHCANLMNPMFTQVGAAYGTNARSHAGVYWTMVFGAP is encoded by the coding sequence ATGCGCCCAACCGCTCGTTCTTATCTCCTGCTCTGCCTGATTCCCCTGTTCGCGCTTTTCACTGGCTCAGCCCAGGCCGGTGGAGAAGGGCAGCTCGCCCAAGCCATCAACGACTACCGCGCCCAACCCTCGCGCTGCGCCAGCAACACATCCCGCGCCCTGTCGCCGTTGGCGCTGAAGTCGAAACTCGCACTGCCCATCGGCTTCGGCGGCGATCTGCGCGAGACACTCAAAGCGTCCGGCTATCGAGCGGTGTCGGTGCGAACCATCCGTTTGGTCGGCGCGCCTGATGCAGACGCCGCCTTCGACATGCTCCAGCGCCGCTATTGCGCGGCGCTGCTCGACACCGATTTCGCCGACATCGGCATCACCCGCGCCGCGAACGAATGGCGCGTGGTGCTGGCCAAACCTCTGCTCGATGGTCGCCTGGAAGACAAACAAACCGCCGGCAAAACCTTGCTCGCCCAGGTCAACGCCGCCCGCGCTCAACCGCGCATGTGTGGCCGCAAACCCTACGCCGCCGCCCGCCCGCTGGCGTGGAACGCTGCACTGGAAACCGCCGCGCAACAACACAGCCTGGCCATGGCCAATGAAAGCTACTTCGCTCACATCGATCCCAACGGCGACCTGCCCGAAGACCGCGCCCGAGCCGCTGGCTACGGCGGTCGTCAAGTTGGCGAAAACATCGCCAGCGGCCAAGGTTCGGCAACCACCGCGATGCAAGGCTGGCTCGCCAGCCCCGGCCACTGCGCCAACCTCATGAACCCGATGTTCACCCAGGTCGGCGCGGCTTACGGCACCAACGCCCGCAGCCATGCCGGGGTTTACTGGACGATGGTATTCGGCGCGCCTTGA
- a CDS encoding helix-turn-helix transcriptional regulator, with the protein MALATPPDLSDIAVPVQPLARTYPRGRYIEPHEHVWGQVLYATSGVMWVETPLEALVVPPQRAVWLPPGVLHGIRVVTDLEMRNIYLRPAIAETLESTVQVFEVGRLLRELILGLVAQDHEQASEYYDALVGLALLELKRAKRSILKIPMPDQSDRRLMNLCQAVMSEPSLTIAFEQHAENAGASVRTLARLFQSALGMGFAEWRRQVQLATAVAEIIQGVPVSTIARSLGYSPSSFSDMFRRELGVAPSKYPLI; encoded by the coding sequence ATGGCCCTCGCGACGCCTCCCGATCTTTCCGATATTGCCGTGCCCGTGCAACCGCTGGCGCGTACTTATCCGCGTGGGCGGTATATCGAGCCGCATGAGCACGTCTGGGGTCAGGTGTTGTACGCCACGTCCGGCGTGATGTGGGTCGAAACGCCGCTGGAAGCGTTGGTGGTTCCGCCGCAACGGGCGGTGTGGTTGCCGCCCGGTGTGTTGCATGGCATTCGCGTTGTCACCGACCTGGAAATGCGCAACATCTACCTGCGTCCGGCCATTGCCGAAACCCTCGAAAGCACGGTGCAGGTTTTTGAAGTCGGCCGTTTGCTGCGCGAATTGATCCTCGGCCTTGTCGCTCAGGATCACGAACAAGCGTCGGAGTATTACGACGCATTGGTCGGACTGGCGCTGCTGGAACTCAAGCGCGCCAAACGATCCATCCTGAAAATCCCCATGCCGGATCAATCCGACCGCCGCCTGATGAACCTGTGTCAGGCGGTCATGAGTGAGCCGTCGCTGACGATTGCCTTCGAGCAGCACGCGGAAAATGCCGGGGCCAGCGTTCGCACGCTGGCCCGTTTGTTTCAAAGCGCACTGGGCATGGGCTTCGCCGAGTGGCGTCGACAAGTGCAACTGGCCACCGCCGTGGCGGAAATCATCCAGGGCGTGCCGGTCAGCACCATCGCCCGCTCACTGGGCTACTCACCCAGCAGCTTCAGCGACATGTTCCGCCGCGAACTGGGCGTGGCGCCGTCGAAATACCCGCTTATCTGA
- a CDS encoding PH domain-containing protein has protein sequence MLDFNNKGFFKLKQNSEYAERVQSLLLEDEEVIDAYKSMRDGVVFTNKRIISVNVQGITGSKKDFTSLPYKNIVAYSIETSGTFDLDSELEIYFSSLGKVKFEFTGRTSIVEISKHISRYLLD, from the coding sequence ATGCTGGATTTCAACAACAAGGGCTTTTTCAAACTCAAACAAAACAGCGAATACGCCGAGCGCGTCCAGTCGCTGCTGCTGGAAGACGAAGAAGTCATCGACGCCTACAAATCCATGCGCGACGGCGTGGTGTTCACCAACAAACGCATCATCTCGGTCAACGTGCAGGGCATCACCGGCAGCAAAAAAGACTTCACCTCGTTGCCGTACAAAAACATCGTCGCCTACTCCATAGAAACCTCCGGAACCTTCGACCTCGACTCCGAACTGGAAATCTACTTCTCGTCCCTGGGCAAAGTGAAATTCGAATTCACCGGCAGAACCTCGATTGTCGAAATCTCCAAACACATCTCCCGCTACCTGCTGGACTGA
- the aguA gene encoding agmatine deiminase, whose protein sequence is MTTLNSTPRADGFYMPAEWAPQTQTWMVWPERPDNWRLGGKPVQTAHVAVAKAIARFEPVTVAVSAAQYDNARARLDVPNIRVVEISSDDAWVRDTGPTFVINDHGQVRGVDWDFNAWGGFDGGLYSPWNMDSQLASKVLEIERCPRYQTKGFVLEGGSIHVDGEGTLITTEECLLNRNRNPHLSRAEIETVLSDNLAVDKIIWLPDGLFNDETDGHVDNFCCYVRPGEVLLAWTDDPEDPNYSRCHAALSILENNRDAKGRAFIVHKMPIPGPLFATHEECAGVDQVHGSQERNPSVRLAGSYVNFLIVNGGIIAPSFDDPLDETARKILQTLFPEHEVVMVPGRELLLGGGNIHCLTQQQPAPHRV, encoded by the coding sequence ATGACAACGCTCAATAGCACGCCGCGCGCCGACGGCTTTTACATGCCGGCCGAATGGGCGCCGCAGACTCAAACCTGGATGGTCTGGCCCGAGCGCCCGGACAACTGGCGTCTGGGCGGCAAACCGGTGCAGACCGCTCACGTCGCGGTGGCCAAAGCCATCGCGCGTTTCGAGCCGGTGACCGTTGCCGTTTCCGCCGCTCAATACGATAACGCCCGCGCGCGACTCGATGTGCCGAACATTCGCGTCGTGGAAATCAGCAGCGACGACGCCTGGGTGCGCGATACCGGCCCGACCTTCGTCATCAATGACCACGGCCAGGTGCGCGGCGTGGACTGGGACTTCAACGCCTGGGGCGGTTTCGACGGCGGGTTGTATTCGCCATGGAACATGGATTCCCAGCTGGCGAGCAAGGTTCTGGAAATCGAGCGCTGCCCGCGTTACCAGACCAAGGGTTTCGTGCTGGAAGGCGGCTCGATCCACGTCGATGGCGAGGGCACGCTGATCACCACCGAAGAGTGCCTGCTCAATCGCAATCGCAACCCGCACCTGTCCCGCGCAGAGATCGAAACCGTGCTCAGCGACAACCTGGCGGTCGACAAGATCATCTGGTTGCCGGACGGCCTGTTTAACGACGAAACGGATGGACACGTCGATAACTTCTGCTGCTACGTGCGCCCCGGCGAAGTGCTACTGGCCTGGACGGATGATCCCGAAGACCCCAACTATTCACGCTGCCACGCGGCATTGAGTATTTTGGAAAACAATCGGGACGCCAAGGGTCGGGCATTCATCGTGCACAAGATGCCGATTCCCGGCCCATTGTTCGCTACGCATGAAGAATGCGCAGGCGTTGATCAGGTGCATGGCAGTCAGGAACGCAACCCTTCGGTGCGTCTGGCCGGTTCCTATGTGAATTTCCTGATCGTGAACGGCGGGATTATCGCCCCAAGCTTCGACGATCCGCTGGACGAAACGGCGCGAAAAATCCTGCAAACGCTGTTCCCCGAGCATGAAGTGGTGATGGTTCCGGGCCGCGAATTACTATTGGGCGGCGGCAATATTCACTGCCTGACCCAGCAGCAACCGGCCCCGCACCGGGTCTGA
- a CDS encoding hydrolase, with protein MSIRELLNPTNSALILIDHQPQMAFGVQSIDRQTLKNNTVGLAKAAKLFNVPTILTSVETKSFSGYIWPELLGVFPDQQPIERTSMNSWEDKKLVEAVKATGRKKLIIAALWTEVCLTFPALEAMEEGYEVYIVTDASGGTTKEAHDMSVQRMIQAGAVPVTWQQVLLEYQRDWAHKETYEAVMELVLEHSGAYGMGVDYAYTMVHGAPQRKVV; from the coding sequence ATGTCGATCCGCGAACTGCTCAACCCAACCAACTCCGCCCTGATCCTCATCGACCACCAGCCGCAAATGGCTTTCGGCGTCCAGTCGATTGACCGCCAGACCCTGAAAAACAACACCGTTGGCCTGGCCAAGGCCGCCAAACTGTTCAACGTGCCGACCATCCTCACCTCGGTTGAAACCAAAAGCTTCAGCGGCTACATCTGGCCAGAACTGCTCGGCGTGTTCCCGGATCAACAGCCCATCGAACGTACTTCCATGAACTCCTGGGAAGACAAGAAACTGGTCGAAGCGGTCAAAGCCACCGGCCGCAAAAAACTGATCATCGCCGCGCTGTGGACGGAAGTCTGCCTGACCTTCCCGGCCCTGGAAGCCATGGAAGAAGGCTACGAGGTGTACATCGTCACCGACGCCTCCGGCGGCACCACCAAAGAAGCCCACGACATGTCCGTGCAGCGCATGATCCAGGCTGGCGCAGTACCGGTTACCTGGCAACAAGTGCTGCTCGAATACCAACGTGACTGGGCGCACAAAGAAACATACGAAGCGGTCATGGAGTTGGTCCTGGAACACAGCGGCGCATACGGCATGGGCGTCGACTACGCCTACACCATGGTCCACGGCGCGCCGCAGCGTAAGGTCGTCTGA
- a CDS encoding OprD family porin, whose protein sequence is MLTTRISLLALGLISAGQVMANGQADSKGFVEDSSLNLFLRNAYINRDYKNGREDKAEWGQGFTANFASGFTQGTVGVGVDAFALYGLRLDGGKGRSGAGGIDFFKQGDSGAAADDLSRFGGAVKARISNTVIKYGDQMPEFPVLSYDNSRLLPESYTGTLITSKEIDGLVVNVGRFTQQTRKSAEGRDSGDLKSINVYGASYKFTDAFSAAFYASDDEDTLKKQYLNLNYVFALQPDQSLTFDFNGYKTELDKEIADSGERDNKIWSLAATWAVGIHSFTIAHQRSTGDTGYNYGGYRNAGGFGDGGNTIYLANSYWSDFNGKDERSWQAGYGVNLSTVVTPGLSYKMAYVRGDNIDDGTNRGSGEEREIFSQLTYVVQSGPAKDLSVRLRNSFLRVSDNASNYNSEGNETRIFVDYPISVF, encoded by the coding sequence ATGCTCACTACACGTATCAGCTTGCTCGCACTGGGTCTGATCAGTGCTGGACAGGTTATGGCTAACGGCCAGGCCGACTCGAAGGGGTTTGTTGAGGACAGCAGCCTCAACCTGTTCCTGCGCAACGCGTACATCAATCGCGATTACAAGAATGGCCGCGAAGACAAGGCCGAGTGGGGCCAGGGCTTTACCGCCAACTTCGCCTCGGGTTTCACGCAGGGCACGGTCGGCGTGGGCGTCGATGCGTTCGCGCTGTACGGCTTGCGTCTGGATGGCGGCAAGGGTCGCAGCGGCGCGGGCGGGATCGACTTCTTCAAGCAGGGTGACAGCGGCGCAGCGGCGGATGACCTGTCGCGTTTTGGCGGCGCAGTAAAAGCGCGCATCTCCAACACCGTGATCAAGTACGGCGACCAGATGCCTGAATTCCCGGTGCTGAGCTACGACAACTCGCGCCTGCTGCCTGAAAGCTACACCGGCACGCTGATCACTTCCAAAGAGATCGACGGCTTGGTCGTCAACGTCGGTCGCTTCACCCAGCAGACGCGTAAAAGTGCCGAAGGTCGCGACAGTGGCGATCTGAAAAGCATCAACGTCTACGGTGCCAGCTACAAATTCACCGATGCGTTCAGCGCAGCGTTCTACGCTTCCGACGACGAAGACACGCTGAAAAAGCAGTACCTGAACCTGAACTACGTATTTGCCCTGCAGCCAGACCAGTCGCTGACCTTCGACTTCAACGGCTACAAGACTGAACTGGACAAGGAAATCGCCGACAGCGGCGAGCGCGATAACAAGATCTGGAGCCTGGCGGCAACCTGGGCAGTGGGCATCCACTCGTTCACCATCGCCCATCAGCGCAGCACCGGCGACACCGGCTACAACTACGGCGGCTATCGCAACGCCGGCGGTTTCGGTGATGGTGGTAACACCATCTACCTGGCGAACTCGTACTGGTCCGACTTCAACGGCAAGGACGAGCGCTCCTGGCAGGCGGGTTACGGCGTGAACCTGTCGACCGTGGTCACTCCGGGCCTGAGCTATAAAATGGCTTACGTGCGCGGCGACAACATCGACGACGGCACCAATCGCGGCAGCGGCGAAGAGCGTGAAATCTTCAGCCAACTGACCTACGTGGTGCAGAGCGGCCCGGCGAAAGACTTGTCCGTACGCCTGCGCAACTCGTTCCTGCGTGTGTCCGACAACGCCAGCAACTACAACAGCGAAGGCAACGAAACGCGGATCTTCGTGGATTATCCGATCAGCGTGTTCTGA
- a CDS encoding PAS domain-containing methyl-accepting chemotaxis protein codes for MKMAKHVTQTEQTFPAEQRLISATDTSGKITYCNDEFARISGYSQAEIIGSPHNLVRHPDMPKAVFGVMWGYLKAGKSWMGIVKNRCKNGDFYWVSAYVTPILENGRLIGYESVRVKPTREEIARAEALYARLREGKSAVTGARHLGVFASIMVVPVVAAIIALAVNNSFPGIVAQVVIAGLFVALGAWAYLRGERQLSGIINSAPNAFTDPVSALTYSDAYGSQARVEMILLSEDARLKTALTRLSDLANQVSEAAGHSTQLSSKTERALLEQRAETDMTAAAMTEMAASINEVARHVQHTASEATTANELAEQGSRVAGTSREAIQRLAGTVTNISSAVDNLANETQQIMSAAGVIQAIADQTNLLALNAAIEAARAGEQGRGFAVVADEVRALAGKTRESTQQIQAVIASLKKGADDAVSIAQLGISEADKGVAQVIEAQDALQGIREVIGRISSMGHQMATASEEQAHVAEDISRQINNVAETFKRSASNASAAVSRGTELEAASRGLRALVERFNR; via the coding sequence TTGAAGATGGCCAAGCATGTGACGCAAACCGAGCAAACCTTTCCTGCCGAACAACGTTTGATTTCAGCGACGGATACCAGCGGCAAAATCACTTACTGCAACGATGAGTTCGCGAGAATCAGTGGTTATTCCCAGGCAGAAATCATCGGTAGCCCGCACAACCTGGTTCGCCATCCGGACATGCCCAAGGCTGTTTTCGGCGTGATGTGGGGCTATTTGAAGGCGGGCAAAAGCTGGATGGGCATCGTCAAGAATCGCTGCAAGAACGGCGATTTCTACTGGGTCAGCGCGTATGTAACGCCGATTCTGGAGAACGGGCGGCTGATCGGTTATGAGTCCGTGCGGGTCAAGCCGACTCGCGAGGAAATCGCCCGCGCCGAAGCCTTGTATGCGCGTTTGCGCGAAGGCAAAAGCGCGGTCACCGGCGCCCGTCATCTGGGTGTGTTTGCCAGCATCATGGTGGTGCCGGTCGTTGCCGCAATCATCGCCCTCGCCGTGAATAATTCCTTCCCCGGTATCGTCGCTCAAGTGGTAATTGCGGGACTGTTTGTCGCTCTGGGCGCTTGGGCTTATCTGCGCGGCGAGCGGCAGCTGTCCGGCATCATCAACAGCGCGCCCAATGCATTTACCGATCCGGTGAGCGCGCTGACTTACAGCGACGCTTATGGCTCTCAGGCGCGGGTGGAGATGATTCTGCTCAGCGAAGACGCGCGCCTCAAAACCGCGTTGACCCGCCTGAGCGATCTGGCCAATCAGGTTTCCGAAGCGGCGGGGCATTCGACTCAACTCTCCTCGAAAACCGAGCGCGCCCTGCTGGAGCAACGCGCCGAGACGGACATGACCGCAGCGGCCATGACGGAAATGGCGGCCTCGATCAACGAAGTCGCCCGGCATGTGCAGCACACCGCATCCGAAGCCACGACGGCCAACGAGCTTGCCGAGCAAGGCAGCAGAGTCGCCGGCACTTCCCGCGAGGCGATCCAGCGGCTGGCGGGCACGGTTACCAACATCAGCAGCGCCGTCGATAACCTGGCCAATGAAACCCAGCAGATCATGTCGGCGGCCGGGGTTATTCAAGCGATTGCCGATCAGACCAACCTGCTCGCGCTCAACGCAGCCATCGAAGCTGCCCGGGCTGGCGAACAGGGCCGCGGCTTTGCGGTGGTTGCCGATGAAGTCCGCGCATTGGCGGGCAAGACGCGTGAGTCGACCCAGCAGATCCAGGCCGTCATCGCCTCCTTGAAAAAGGGTGCCGACGACGCGGTGAGCATTGCGCAGTTGGGTATCAGCGAGGCTGACAAAGGCGTTGCCCAGGTGATCGAAGCGCAGGACGCTTTGCAAGGTATTCGCGAAGTGATCGGCCGGATCAGCAGCATGGGTCATCAAATGGCGACCGCTTCGGAAGAACAGGCACACGTAGCCGAGGACATTTCCCGGCAGATCAACAACGTGGCCGAGACCTTCAAACGATCCGCCAGCAACGCCAGCGCCGCCGTGTCGCGCGGCACTGAACTTGAGGCAGCGTCACGCGGGCTGCGTGCGCTGGTTGAGCGGTTTAATCGCTAA
- a CDS encoding zinc-binding alcohol dehydrogenase family protein, which translates to MKALQFSRTGDLAALQYVELPKPIAGQDEVLIQVKAAGLNPSDVKNVLGRFPYTTLPRVPGRDFAGIVVEGPQALLGQEVWGTGKEPGFYRDGSHAEFLTLPAKGVALKPKHLSFSQAASLGVPYTTAWDALQRSLVGADTRLLVIGANGAVGSAALALGKILGAQVLGAVRRPEQLKTLQDQGFDAILLDKAEELAGQITGIYKGGADVIFDTTGFWLPAAVSALAPFGRIAIIAAPVDGHVQLPALALYRKGGSVVGINSLLYDCQACAKMLDQFGRFFDEGSLPLPTGLFESPLSEGLARYAEVNQGAGEKVILLP; encoded by the coding sequence ATGAAAGCACTGCAATTTTCCCGAACCGGCGACCTCGCCGCACTGCAATACGTCGAACTGCCCAAGCCTATTGCCGGCCAGGATGAAGTGCTGATCCAGGTGAAAGCCGCTGGCCTGAATCCCAGCGACGTCAAAAATGTGCTGGGTCGTTTTCCGTACACTACGTTGCCGCGCGTGCCGGGGCGTGATTTCGCCGGGATCGTGGTGGAAGGGCCGCAGGCGTTGCTCGGCCAGGAAGTCTGGGGCACTGGCAAAGAGCCGGGCTTCTATCGTGACGGCTCCCATGCTGAGTTCCTCACCTTACCGGCCAAGGGCGTGGCCCTCAAACCCAAACATTTGAGCTTCAGCCAGGCCGCCAGCCTTGGCGTGCCATACACCACCGCATGGGATGCGTTGCAACGCAGCCTGGTCGGTGCCGATACGCGTTTGCTGGTGATTGGTGCCAACGGCGCGGTCGGCAGTGCAGCGCTGGCGCTGGGCAAGATTCTTGGCGCTCAGGTGCTCGGCGCGGTACGTCGTCCCGAACAGCTCAAGACGCTGCAGGATCAGGGTTTCGACGCCATATTGCTGGACAAGGCTGAGGAACTGGCCGGGCAAATCACCGGGATTTACAAGGGCGGCGCCGACGTCATTTTCGACACCACCGGTTTCTGGCTGCCCGCCGCAGTGAGTGCGTTGGCGCCATTCGGCCGCATCGCCATCATCGCCGCACCGGTAGACGGCCACGTGCAATTGCCCGCGCTGGCGTTGTATCGCAAAGGCGGCTCGGTGGTCGGTATCAACTCGTTGCTGTACGACTGCCAGGCCTGCGCAAAGATGCTCGACCAGTTCGGCCGATTCTTCGACGAAGGCAGCTTGCCGCTGCCCACCGGCCTGTTCGAATCACCGCTCAGCGAAGGCCTGGCACGCTACGCCGAGGTAAACCAGGGCGCAGGAGAGAAGGTGATTCTGTTGCCGTGA
- a CDS encoding DUF1427 family protein, which yields MSYLISIVIGIAVGLLYGALDFRSPAPPAVALVGLTGMLLGEKIWPMGKQLLASWVS from the coding sequence ATGAGCTATCTCATTTCCATCGTTATTGGTATCGCCGTCGGCCTGCTCTACGGCGCGCTTGATTTCCGTTCGCCTGCGCCGCCCGCCGTGGCGTTGGTTGGTCTGACCGGCATGTTGCTGGGCGAAAAAATATGGCCCATGGGCAAGCAATTGCTTGCCAGCTGGGTGTCCTGA